CCGCCGCTGTTCCGGGGTCCGAACCGATCGTGAGCTTGACATGCCCGCCCAGGACCTTCGCGACCAGCGCGGGCGCGATGCACATCGCCCCGACGACCTTGCCCTTGGCGTGCATGTCGGCGATGAAGGCGGCGACCGCTCCGTTGACGGTACAGTCGGCTCCGGACGTCGCGAAGGTGCAGAGGTTCTTCGCCGCCCCGAAACCGCCGGGCAGGATGACGGCGTCGAAGTCGCGCGCGTCCAGGTCGGCTACGTCCGCCACCGGCCCGCGCGCGATGCGGGCCGACTCGATCCGGATGTCTCGCGTCTCGCCCGCGACGGGCTCGCCGGCCTGATGGTCGACGACGTGCATCTGGGCGCCGGTGGGAGCGGCGATCGTCACGTCGGCGCCGGCCCTGTCCAGCGCCAGCAGGGTGGCGGTGGCCTCGTGGATCTCGGAGCCGTCGAACACGCCACACCCGCTCAAAATCACAGCTATGCGAGACATTTTCGGATACCCCCCTGTAAGGCCAGATGCGGATTGTGGTGCCGGTTGGCCGGAATGTCAACCCTGGTCGGCGCTTTCCTTGCACGGCCAGATTATTACTTGGCCCGGTGGGGATGGGTATTAGATTTGGCAGGTCCTCAGTCGCCGCCTGTCCGGGGGAGATGAGATGTCCAAGGTCGCCATCGGCGGAATGCTCGAAACCACCAACCTGGTGCTGATCAGGGTGCTCGGCGTCCGCAGGGGACCGGGCGTGGCGGGCTTGACCCTCTCCACGCTGGGCAAGCACGGCATCAACGTGCTCTGCATCGTCTCCTCCTCCGACGTCAACAACCGCGAGAACATGACCCTGGCCGTGGGCAAGGACGCCCTGGACCAGTCCCTGGGTCTGCTGCAGTCCATCAAGGAGGAGATCGAGGCGGAGCGCATAGAGGTCCAGCGCAACTGCTGCTTCTTCTCCATCTACGGTCCGCACTTCAGCGAGCGGCCTTCGATCGCCGGTCTCATATTCGACGCCCTGGCCGAGGCCGGCATAGACATCTATGCCATCAGCACTTCGGTCTCCACGGTCTCCTGCGTCATCGATCAGGGCGACCTCGAAAAGGCGCGCCGGCAGATCCGCGACACTTTCCTGCTGCCCTAATAGCTGAAACTGCTGCCGCCGATGAATTCCCGCAACAGGGACGTGGGCGGCACGAGCCGGGCGTCTATCGGCAGGTGTAGGGCCAGGAAGTCCAGCAGGGCCCTGGCGCTCCCGTAGGCCGGATCCTCGGGGGGCACCGCGGCCAGCCGCGGCTGCGCCCACATCTTCAGCACTCCCAGTTCGTAGGCCAGCCCCGTGTTGAAGAAGACGTCGGCGTTCTGCTGGTAGGGAAAGATGTGCTTGTGCTCCCCCTCGCGCACGCTCCGCCAGCGCTGGAGGGTGACGCCGGCCGTATAGCCGCGGAACTGGGCGTCGCGAACGATACGGCGGTAGAGCCGGGTCAGGCGTGTCGGCATGTAGGTGATATCGTCTATGTTTGCGTGGCAGAGGGCGGAGACGTAGACGCGCAGGCATTGCCGCCGGTCCACGCCTTCGGCCATCGCCGGGTTGAGGGCGTGGATCCCCTCCACGATCAGGGGCGCTCCCGGCTCCAACCGCGTCGGTTCGCTCTGCAGCGTGGAGGTGCCGGTGGAGAAATCGTAGCGCGGCAGGCGGACCTCCCGGCCGGCCAGCAGGGCGGACAGGTGCTCGTTCAGCAGCTCGAGCCTGAGCGCCTCCAGGGTCTCGTAGTCGAGATTGCCGCCCTCGTCGCGCGGCGTGTGCCGGCGGTCCACGAAATAGTTGTCCAGGGACAGGGCGAAGGGTTTCAGGCGCATCACGCGCAAATGGAGAGCCAGCCGCTTGGCGAAGGTCGTCTTGCCGCTGCTCGATGGTCCGGCGATCAGTACGAGCCGTCCTTGTGCGGACAGCTCCGCGACGCGGCCGGCGATCGCCACGAGCGCCTGCTCGTGGCGCGTCTCGCAGATGCTGATGAGCCGCTTGGTGCGGGCCTGCTCCACGAGCTGGTTGATCGATCCCAGATCGGCGATGCCCTGGTGCTCGGTCCAGCGCGAGTAGTCGAGCATGGTGTCGAACAGCTTGGGCTGGGGGAGATACGCGGTCGGAGTGGACGGATCCCCCGCCAGGCCGGGCAGCAACACGAAACCGGGCGGCTCCAGTTGCAGGGCGAAGGACTTGAGCATGCCGGTCGAGGGCAGGTGAAGGTTCTGGAAGAGCAGCCGGCTGCCCTCGACGCGGTTGAAGGTGGCCGAACCGGACAGCACGTGGCGCGCCGCGAGCCGACTGTATTCGCGCGTTGAATCCCGTAGCATCCTGATCAGCGTCCGCTGGCCGTACATGCGCGGCGTGAAGACCAGATCCCGCTCGATGATCGCGCGCATGCGGTCCTCCACGCCCGCCAGTTCCGCCGCCGTGACCTTGGTGCCGCGTCGCAGGCGGCAGAACATGCCGCCGCCGTAGGAAAAATCGATGAACAGTGAATTGTCGGGAAACATCTCGTCGCACGCCATGGCGAGCACCGAGCACAGGGTGCGCTCGGTGGTCGAATGGCTCTTGGGGTGTGAGAGATGCATCAGGCCCACGTTCTCGCCGCCCCAGAGCGGTTCGTGGAGACTCGTGCGCTGTCCGTTGACGACGCCGATCACCACGGGATCGCCGTTGCCGTCCGCAGCGAGGCCGTGGTTGGCCAGCACTTCGCTGAGGGGAGAGCCGGGTATCGTGAAGACCTTGCGCCCCTCTATGGTGACGTCGACCGTGCCGTCGTTCATGCGCATCCTCCTGCAGACCGGTTGACGGCGATCTTAGCTGTTGTCCCGGGGACTGTCTACGCATCCGCGTTCGTATCCGTCGCCTTCTTCTCCTTCTTCTCCTTCTCGACGGTCCGCCGCGAGTCCGTGGCGTAGAACCCCGCTCCCTTGAAGGAGATGCCGATGCCGCCGCTGATCAGCTTCTCCACCTTGCCGCGGCAGAGGGGACATCTGCGGCGCGGCCGGTCGTGGATCGACTGGAGGAGCTCGAAGCCGTGGCCGCACTTGGTGCATTCGTATTCGTATGTCGGCATGGCGTTTCCCGGGAAAAGATGTGAATGACAGGCGGCTTGACAATATGGTCGATGATGCCCGACGCTGCAACCCCGGTTTCGGCCGGCCGCAGCCGCGGGCCGCATGAAATTTTCGTTGGTGAGTTGTCTATCCGGCGCACCGACCCTATACTCCCCCCGCACGGAGAGAACTCAGACCAAAGGAAGGCTCTCATGTCAGTCAAGCTAGGAATAATGGGTTTCGGCAGGCTGGGCCGGAACATGTTCCGGATCGGACACAACGAACCCGACTTGACGTTCGCTGCCGTCAGCGACATCGCAGACGTGGAGACGCTCGCCTACCTGCTCAAGAACACCACCGTTGAGGGCGTGTTCGAGGGCGAACTGGAGCAGAAGGGTCACTACCTGATGTCCGAGCGGCAATGCACCCGCGTGGTGCACGGCTCGCGCCCCGGCGACATACCCTGGGACGTGCTCGGCGTCGAGATCGTGATCGAGGCGACCGGCATGTTCCGCACGAGGCAGCAGCTGCAGAAGCACCTCGAATCCGGTGCCAAGGCCGTGATCCTGTCGACGCCGCCGCTCGGCGAGATCGACCGCATGGTCATCAACGGCGTCAACGACGGCGACCTGACATCCGACGACCGCATCATCTCCAACGGCAGCAGCAGC
The window above is part of the bacterium genome. Proteins encoded here:
- the elbB gene encoding isoprenoid biosynthesis glyoxalase ElbB — protein: MSRIAVILSGCGVFDGSEIHEATATLLALDRAGADVTIAAPTGAQMHVVDHQAGEPVAGETRDIRIESARIARGPVADVADLDARDFDAVILPGGFGAAKNLCTFATSGADCTVNGAVAAFIADMHAKGKVVGAMCIAPALVAKVLGGHVKLTIGSDPGTAAALEAAGATHVTADVDEIVVDEANRVVSTPAYMLAGRISEVFDGVEKLVKKVIDLC
- a CDS encoding ACT domain-containing protein; amino-acid sequence: MSKVAIGGMLETTNLVLIRVLGVRRGPGVAGLTLSTLGKHGINVLCIVSSSDVNNRENMTLAVGKDALDQSLGLLQSIKEEIEAERIEVQRNCCFFSIYGPHFSERPSIAGLIFDALAEAGIDIYAISTSVSTVSCVIDQGDLEKARRQIRDTFLLP
- a CDS encoding nucleoside kinase, whose protein sequence is MNDGTVDVTIEGRKVFTIPGSPLSEVLANHGLAADGNGDPVVIGVVNGQRTSLHEPLWGGENVGLMHLSHPKSHSTTERTLCSVLAMACDEMFPDNSLFIDFSYGGGMFCRLRRGTKVTAAELAGVEDRMRAIIERDLVFTPRMYGQRTLIRMLRDSTREYSRLAARHVLSGSATFNRVEGSRLLFQNLHLPSTGMLKSFALQLEPPGFVLLPGLAGDPSTPTAYLPQPKLFDTMLDYSRWTEHQGIADLGSINQLVEQARTKRLISICETRHEQALVAIAGRVAELSAQGRLVLIAGPSSSGKTTFAKRLALHLRVMRLKPFALSLDNYFVDRRHTPRDEGGNLDYETLEALRLELLNEHLSALLAGREVRLPRYDFSTGTSTLQSEPTRLEPGAPLIVEGIHALNPAMAEGVDRRQCLRVYVSALCHANIDDITYMPTRLTRLYRRIVRDAQFRGYTAGVTLQRWRSVREGEHKHIFPYQQNADVFFNTGLAYELGVLKMWAQPRLAAVPPEDPAYGSARALLDFLALHLPIDARLVPPTSLLREFIGGSSFSY
- a CDS encoding zinc ribbon domain-containing protein, which translates into the protein MPTYEYECTKCGHGFELLQSIHDRPRRRCPLCRGKVEKLISGGIGISFKGAGFYATDSRRTVEKEKKEKKATDTNADA